From one Brachypodium distachyon strain Bd21 chromosome 4, Brachypodium_distachyon_v3.0, whole genome shotgun sequence genomic stretch:
- the LOC104584507 gene encoding disease resistance protein RPM1 isoform X1 — protein sequence MAEPVLASLIHGIGSLLSSRVTAHGRSLWAVGRDVGWLRDELHSMQLFLHEMEVCSTDGSSVATEAWIDQMRDIMLDSEDAVDIFDAGQVRGVLDKLRSRHDVGARIRRIRAQLSDISRRRLEYAVERPRESTDKWIHGLLASSPLVHDRDIVGLDRDLDVLLQHILDGGLELTVESLVGMGGVGKTTLAKRMYNNPDVKKHFNCCSWIYVSKTMELRGVLCEMVKGLTGIPSAEASSLGERQLQELLLSGLDGKSFLLVFDDVWDRGLWDIIKLVLPRNCSGSRVLLTTRNAVVAGSVVGAKSNVHRLQPLSFEDSWKLFCKKAFLQDGICPDGLKETAKDIVKKCVGLPLAIVAAGSMMSGKEQTDTEWKSVLASIQKDLSNGQMGIQQTLLLSYRDLPDPLKPCFMLLSVIPYDSQISRKKLVRLWIAEGFVKEKYDETLEMTAEKYLMELINRSMIEVATASSSGRVKACRVHDLLHDLAISMSENERYSIICTDKVPSVSARRISLQTSNVSFSNEHKKRLRSVFMFSNSAPTAIKGKVIARNFGLVRILDLEDGNVLKLPKEIGGLLHLRYLGLRGTKLKKLPKTLHKLYHLQTLDIRRTRIKKITFQIKYLENLRHLEMKQNDQSIHVPIGLAQLDKLQMLTGLQASTAVVCEIASLTQLKKLSIKDLNSEDAKELCSSVNNMKELSYLSIFPSDGTRPLDLAMLKPSSCLQKLHLAGSLQALPDWFPQLINLTKLRLSFSQLQDDPLSVLVRLPNLLFLQLNNAYKGKVMRCCCSGFLKLRIFIITELEELEEWAVDEGAMPCVQEVWIMSCAKLTAIPVGFQSLATLQRLRLVGMPSSFLGRLGDRGDDFFRVKHIPSIQIIQQFG from the coding sequence ATGGCCGAACCTGTGCTTGCTTCCTTGATCCATGGCATAGGCTCCCTGCTTAGCAGCAGAGTGACCGCCCATGGCCGGAGCCTCTGGGCCGTCGGCCGCGACGTTGGCTGGCTCCGTGATGAGCTCCACAGCATGCAGCTCTTCCTCCACGAGATGGAGGTCTGCAGCACTGATGGCAGCAGCGTGGCCACGGAAGCATGGATCGACCAGATGAGGGACATCATGCTCGACTCGGAGGACGCCGTCGACATCTTCGACGCTGGCCAGGTACGAGGTGTTCTTGATAAGCTGAGATCACGGCACGACGTCGGGGCTCGGATCAGGCGTATCCGTGCTCAGCTGAGCGACATCTCCCGTCGCCGGTTGGAGTATGCAGTTGAAAGGCCTAGAGAGTCAACCGATAAATGGATTCATGGCCTTTTAGCCTCAAGTCCTCTGGTTCATGACAGAGATATTGTTGGTCTGGATAGAGATCTGGATGTGTTGCTTCAACATATCTTGGATGGGGGCTTGGAGCTAACTGTTGAATCCTTGGTGGGCATGGGAGGTGTTGGGAAGACCACACTGGCCAAGAGAATGTACAACAACCCAGATGTGAAGAAGCATTTTAACTGCTGCTCATGGATCTACGTGTCGAAAACGATGGAGCTACGCGGTGTCCTCTGTGAGATGGTCAAGGGGCTGACGGGGATCCCCTCTGCGGAGGCGAGCTCTCTCGGCGAGAGGCAGCTCCAAGAATTGCTCTTGAGCGGCCTTGACGGTAAGAGCTTCCTGCTGGTGTTTGATGATGTCTGGGACAGAGGGCTCTGGGACATCATCAAGCTGGTTCTGCCCAGAAACTGTAGCGGGAGCCGCGTGCTTCTGACGACCCGTAATGCCGTTGTGGCTGGCTCTGTCGTAGGCGCAAAGAGCAATGTCCATCGGCTTCAGCCATTGTCATTTGAAGATTCATGGAAACTGTTCTGTAAGAAGGCATTCTTGCAAGATGGGATATGTCCGGATGGTCTAAAGGAAACCGCCAAGGACATTGTGAAGAAGTGCGTTGGTTTACCCCTTGCTATTGTTGCTGCAGGGAGTATGATGTCCGGGAAAGAACAAACAGATACCGAGTGGAAAAGTGTCCTGGCAAGCATTCAGAAGGACCTAAGCAACGGTCAAATGGGAATTCAGCAAACTCTCCTCTTAAGTTATAGGGACCTCCCAGACCCTTTGAAGCCATGTTTTATGCTACTCTCTGTCATCCCATATGACTCACAGATCTCCCGAAAGAAACTAGTTCGATTATGGATTGCCGAAGGGTTTGTGAAGGAAAAATATGATGAGACTCTTGAAATGACTGCAGAGAAGTACCTCATGGAGCTCATCAACAGAAGCATGATAGAAGTggcaacagcaagcagcagcgggAGAGTAAAAGCTTGCAGAGTCCATGATCTTCTTCACGATCTTGCCATCTCAATGTCTGAAAATGAGAGATATTCCATCATCTGCACTGATAAAGTTCCAAGCGTTAGTGCTCGGCGCATATCATTGCAAACATCTAATGTATCATTCAGTAATGAACACAAGAAAAGGTTGCGGTCTGTTTTCATGTTCAGCAACAGTGCACCAACTGCAATTAAAGGCAAAGTTATAGCAAGGAACTTTGGGCTGGTAAGAATTTTGGATCTTGAAGATGGTAATGTGCTAAAACTTCCGAAAGAGATAGGAGGCCTACTTCATTTGAGATACCTTGGATTAAGGGGAACGAAGTTGAAGAAGCTCCCAAAAACATTGCACAAGCTCTATCATTTGCAAACTCTTGATATCAGGAGGACTCGGATAAAGAAAATCACGTTTCAAATCAAATATTTGGAAAATCTACGACATCTAGAGATGAAACAAAATGACCAAAGCATCCATGTCCCTATTGGACTTGCCCAGCTTGACAAACTCCAGATGTTGACTGGTTTGCAGGCAAGCACAGCTGTGGTCTGTGAGATTGCAAGCCTTACCCAGCTTAAGAAGCTTTCTATAAAGGATTTAAACAGTGAAGATGCCAAAGAGCTATGCTCTTCTGTCAACAATATGAAGGAACTATCATACCTATCCATCTTCCCTAGCGATGGCACCAGGCCACTTGACCTTGCAATGTTGAAACCTTCTTCATGTCTACAGAAGTTGCACCTAGCTGGATCTTTGCAGGCATTGCCGGATTGGTTCCCTCAACTAATCAACCTTACAAAGCTGCGTTTGAGTTTCTCACAGCTGCAAGATGACCCTCTTTCAGTTCTTGTTCGATTGCCTAATCTTCTGTTCCTCCAGCTGAACAATGCATACAAGGGGAAAGTAATGAGATGCTGCTGTTCAGGTTTTTTAAAGCTGAGAATCTTTATCATAACTGAACTTGAGGAACTGGAGGAGTGGGCTGTTGACGAAGGAGCCATGCCATGTGTCCAAGAAGTGTGGATCATGTCATGTGCAAAGCTCACAGCAATTCCTGTTGGGTTCCAGTCACTTGCTACATTGCAGAGGTTGAGATTGGTGGGCATGCCAAGCTCTTTTCTTGGTAGATTGGGGGATCGTGGTGATGATTTTTTTAGGGTCAAACACATTCCATCTATCCAGATCATTCAACAGTTTGGGTAG
- the LOC104584507 gene encoding disease resistance protein RPM1 isoform X2, producing MAEPVLASLIHGIGSLLSSRVTAHGRSLWAVGRDVGWLRDELHSMQLFLHEMEVCSTDGSSVATEAWIDQMRDIMLDSEDAVDIFDAGQVRGVLDKLRSRHDVGARIRRIRAQLSDISRRRLEYAVERPRESTDKWIHGLLASSPLVHDRDIVGLDRDLDVLLQHILDGGLELTVESLVGMGGVGKTTLAKRMYNNPDVKKHFNCCSWIYVSKTMELRGVLCEMVKGLTGIPSAEASSLGERQLQELLLSGLDGKSFLLVFDDVWDRGLWDIIKLVLPRNCSGSRVLLTTRNAVVAGSVVGAKSNVHRLQPLSFEDSWKLFCKKAFLQDGICPDGLKETAKDIVKKCVGLPLAIVAAGSMMSGKEQTDTEWKSVLASIQKDLSNGQMGIQQTLLLSYRDLPDPLKPCFMLLSVIPYDSQISRKKLVRLWIAEGFVKEKYDETLEMTAEKYLMELINRSMIEVATASSSGRVKACRVHDLLHDLAISMSENERYSIICTDKVPSVSARRISLQTSNVSFSNEHKKRLRSVFMFSNSAPTAIKGKVIARNFGLVRILDLEDGNVLKLPKEIGGLLHLRYLGLRGTKLKKLPKTLHKLYHLQTLDIRRTRIKKITFQIKYLENLRHLEMKQNDQSIHVPIGLAQLDKLQMLTGLQASTAVVCEIASLTQLKKLSIKDLNSEDAKELCSSVNNMKELSYLSIFPSDGTRPLDLAMLKPSSCLQKLHLAGSLQALPDWFPQLINLTKLRLSFSQLQDDPLSVLVRLPNLLFLQLI from the exons ATGGCCGAACCTGTGCTTGCTTCCTTGATCCATGGCATAGGCTCCCTGCTTAGCAGCAGAGTGACCGCCCATGGCCGGAGCCTCTGGGCCGTCGGCCGCGACGTTGGCTGGCTCCGTGATGAGCTCCACAGCATGCAGCTCTTCCTCCACGAGATGGAGGTCTGCAGCACTGATGGCAGCAGCGTGGCCACGGAAGCATGGATCGACCAGATGAGGGACATCATGCTCGACTCGGAGGACGCCGTCGACATCTTCGACGCTGGCCAGGTACGAGGTGTTCTTGATAAGCTGAGATCACGGCACGACGTCGGGGCTCGGATCAGGCGTATCCGTGCTCAGCTGAGCGACATCTCCCGTCGCCGGTTGGAGTATGCAGTTGAAAGGCCTAGAGAGTCAACCGATAAATGGATTCATGGCCTTTTAGCCTCAAGTCCTCTGGTTCATGACAGAGATATTGTTGGTCTGGATAGAGATCTGGATGTGTTGCTTCAACATATCTTGGATGGGGGCTTGGAGCTAACTGTTGAATCCTTGGTGGGCATGGGAGGTGTTGGGAAGACCACACTGGCCAAGAGAATGTACAACAACCCAGATGTGAAGAAGCATTTTAACTGCTGCTCATGGATCTACGTGTCGAAAACGATGGAGCTACGCGGTGTCCTCTGTGAGATGGTCAAGGGGCTGACGGGGATCCCCTCTGCGGAGGCGAGCTCTCTCGGCGAGAGGCAGCTCCAAGAATTGCTCTTGAGCGGCCTTGACGGTAAGAGCTTCCTGCTGGTGTTTGATGATGTCTGGGACAGAGGGCTCTGGGACATCATCAAGCTGGTTCTGCCCAGAAACTGTAGCGGGAGCCGCGTGCTTCTGACGACCCGTAATGCCGTTGTGGCTGGCTCTGTCGTAGGCGCAAAGAGCAATGTCCATCGGCTTCAGCCATTGTCATTTGAAGATTCATGGAAACTGTTCTGTAAGAAGGCATTCTTGCAAGATGGGATATGTCCGGATGGTCTAAAGGAAACCGCCAAGGACATTGTGAAGAAGTGCGTTGGTTTACCCCTTGCTATTGTTGCTGCAGGGAGTATGATGTCCGGGAAAGAACAAACAGATACCGAGTGGAAAAGTGTCCTGGCAAGCATTCAGAAGGACCTAAGCAACGGTCAAATGGGAATTCAGCAAACTCTCCTCTTAAGTTATAGGGACCTCCCAGACCCTTTGAAGCCATGTTTTATGCTACTCTCTGTCATCCCATATGACTCACAGATCTCCCGAAAGAAACTAGTTCGATTATGGATTGCCGAAGGGTTTGTGAAGGAAAAATATGATGAGACTCTTGAAATGACTGCAGAGAAGTACCTCATGGAGCTCATCAACAGAAGCATGATAGAAGTggcaacagcaagcagcagcgggAGAGTAAAAGCTTGCAGAGTCCATGATCTTCTTCACGATCTTGCCATCTCAATGTCTGAAAATGAGAGATATTCCATCATCTGCACTGATAAAGTTCCAAGCGTTAGTGCTCGGCGCATATCATTGCAAACATCTAATGTATCATTCAGTAATGAACACAAGAAAAGGTTGCGGTCTGTTTTCATGTTCAGCAACAGTGCACCAACTGCAATTAAAGGCAAAGTTATAGCAAGGAACTTTGGGCTGGTAAGAATTTTGGATCTTGAAGATGGTAATGTGCTAAAACTTCCGAAAGAGATAGGAGGCCTACTTCATTTGAGATACCTTGGATTAAGGGGAACGAAGTTGAAGAAGCTCCCAAAAACATTGCACAAGCTCTATCATTTGCAAACTCTTGATATCAGGAGGACTCGGATAAAGAAAATCACGTTTCAAATCAAATATTTGGAAAATCTACGACATCTAGAGATGAAACAAAATGACCAAAGCATCCATGTCCCTATTGGACTTGCCCAGCTTGACAAACTCCAGATGTTGACTGGTTTGCAGGCAAGCACAGCTGTGGTCTGTGAGATTGCAAGCCTTACCCAGCTTAAGAAGCTTTCTATAAAGGATTTAAACAGTGAAGATGCCAAAGAGCTATGCTCTTCTGTCAACAATATGAAGGAACTATCATACCTATCCATCTTCCCTAGCGATGGCACCAGGCCACTTGACCTTGCAATGTTGAAACCTTCTTCATGTCTACAGAAGTTGCACCTAGCTGGATCTTTGCAGGCATTGCCGGATTGGTTCCCTCAACTAATCAACCTTACAAAGCTGCGTTTGAGTTTCTCACAGCTGCAAGATGACCCTCTTTCAGTTCTTGTTCGATTGCCTAATCTTCTGTTCCTCCAG CTGATATGA
- the LOC100820842 gene encoding hexose carrier protein HEX6: MAVGFVAGGGEGQRHQYAGRVTAFVALSCLTAAVGGAIFGYDIGTAGGVSSMDPFLRDFFPDVHHRMQTNSANHGGSSSNYCKFDSQLLTLFTSSLYISGLLTAVLVASWFTERHGRRPSMILGGVAYLFGAAVSGGAANVSMAILGRALLGVGLGFANQAVPLYLSEMAPARHRGAFSNGFQFSLCLGALFATVVNYGAEKIEAGWGWRLSLSLAAFPALLLTVGAFFLPETPNSLVQQGKKDISEVRSLLQRIRGVDAVDEELDDIVAANDAMANGDSNGLRVFLTRRQYRPQLAMAVLIPSLTQLTGINAIGFYLPALLRTIGMRESAALLATVAMVVVSSASTLASMFLVDRFGRRTLLIVGGVQMLVSEVLIGAVMAAKLGDQGALSRTYAVVLIVLIGVYSTGFGWSWGPLSWLVPSEIFPLEVRSAGQSVTVASGFVFTIFVAQCFLAMLCRMKAGIFFFFAGWIAAMTAFAYFFLPETKGIPIEQIGMVWGKHWFWKRVVGVDHVQAADKL, translated from the coding sequence ATGGCCGTCGgtttcgtcgccggcggcggcgagggccagCGGCACCAGTACGCCGGCCGGGTCACGGCGTTCGTGGCGCTGTCCTGCctcacggcggcggtgggcggcgcCATCTTCGGCTACGACATCGGGACAGCAGGCGGGGTTTCATCCATGGATCCCTTCCTGCGGGACTTCTTCCCGGACGTGCACCACCGGATGCAAACGAACTCAGCCAACcatggcggcagcagcagcaactacTGCAAGTTCGACAGCCAGCTTCTCACGCTCTTCACCTCCTCGCTCTACATCTCGGGGCTCCTCACAgccgtcctcgtcgcctccTGGTTCACGgagcggcacgggcggcgccCGTCCATGATCCTCGGCGGCGTCGCCTACCTCTTCGGCGCGGccgtcagcggcggcgccgccaacgTCTCGATGGCCATCCTCGGCCGCGCCCTGCTCGGCGTCGGGCTCGGCTTCGCCAACCAGGCCGTGCCGCTCTACCTGTCAGAGATGGCGCCCGCGCGGCACAGGGGCGCCTTCAGCAACGGGTTCCAGTTCAGCCTCTGCCTCGGCGCGCTCTTCGCCACGGTCGTCAACTACGGCGCCGAGAAGATCGAGGCCGGCTGGGGCTGGCGGCTGTCTCTCTCCCTGGCCGCCTTCCCCGCCCTGCTGCTCACAGTCGGCGCCTTCTTCCTGCCCGAGACGCCCAACAGCCTCGTCCAACAAGGGAAGAAAGACATCAGCGAGGTGAGATCGCTGCTGCAGAGAATCAGAGGCGTCGACGCCGTGGACGAAGAGCTGGACGACATCGTGGCCGCGAACGACGCCATGGCTAACGGCGACAGCAACGGGCTGCGCGTGTTCCTGACGCGGCGGCAGTACAGGCCGCAGCTGGCCATGGCGGTGCTGATCCCGTCCTTGACGCAGCTGACGGGGATCAACGCCATCGGGTTCTACCTGCCGGCGCTGCTGCGCACCATCGGCATGCGCGagagcgccgcgctgctcgcAACCGTCGCCATGGTGGTCGTCTCCTCGGCCTCCACCCTCGCCTCCATGTTCCTGGTCGACCGCTTCGGGCGCCGCACGCTGCTGATCGTGGGGGGCGTCCAGATGCTCGTCTCCGAGGTGCTCATCGGGGCAGTCATGGCGGCCAAGCTCGGCGACCAGGGCGCGCTCAGCAGGACTTACGCGGTCGTCCTCATCGTCCTCATTGGTGTCTACTCCACTGGTTTCGGCTGGtcatggggcccgctgagctGGCTGGTGCCGAGCGAGATCTTCCCGCTGGAGGTGCGGTCCGCGGGGCAGAGCGTCACAGTGGCGTCCGGGTTCGTGTTCACCATCTTCGTCGCGCAGTGCTTCCTCGCCATGCTCTGCAGGATGAAGGCggggatcttcttcttcttcgccggcTGGATCGCCGCCATGACGGCGTTCGCCTACTTCTTCTTGCCGGAGACCAAGGGGATACCGATCGAGCAGATTGGGATGGTCTGGGGAAAGCATTGGTTCTGGAAGCGGGTTGTGGGCGTCGATCATGTACAGGCTGCTGACAAGCTCTGA
- the LOC112268644 gene encoding uncharacterized protein LOC112268644 has product MGAAFSSAAVSIRSRATKNNNQQTLLAASDAGAGADDDDHWSGLPEDLLLVVIMSSLDVPSLVRSGAVCTTWRAAYAAFRTLRLPSPAQGPCMLYAADNGSDGGAMYMYCPSTNAKFRVPFFHSEERGGPGFVFSASGAWVFTTDEAGDPFLLNPLTGARALLPPVRTLPGLDAFFDAQGDSTGPGGLPVRAKDWAFRRVAIGSDDDRTPLVMVVHMLNEMLAFARPGDARWTPLSGVGPLVGQHRRCFSDVVYHRSRGLFYALRRDGSVYNVDLHGHGGGRRLPEVRKIMREVSVVSSDVKYLAVAPRDVNGGGGGLLQVWRIWHHTHGPLEHRHTFQDSVRRKLVFQDRLDCSEDDADTGNINEIGDHDADTDDETPSTTSTCLGTAAGKRKKKKLGIATSEVVVFRVDEGRQKLVKLRGIGREHALFVGNNSGVCLPTKDFPAFEPNCAYLTADSNAYGATLPIDMGVWSFEKRRMRGHGAAAWPEELRRRQPRAEYWPGSLPAPVWITPSL; this is encoded by the coding sequence ATGGGTGCTGccttctcctctgccgccGTCTCCATCAGGAGCAGAGCAACGAAGAACAACAACCAACAGACGCTACTCGCCGCAtcggacgccggcgccggcgccgacgatgaCGATCACTGGTCCGGCCTACCAGAGGACCTCCTACTCGTCGTCATCATGTCCTCCCTAGACGTCCCGAGCCTCGTCCGCTCCGGCGCCGTCTGCACCACCTGGCGCGCCGCCTACGCGGCATTCCGAACCCTCCGCCTCCCATCCCCGGCGCAGGGCCCGTGCATGCTCTACGCCGCCGACAACGGCTCCGACGGAGGCGCAATGTACATGTACTGCCCCTCCACCAACGCCAAATTCCGCGTCCCCTTCTTCCACTCGGAAGAACGGGGCGGACCCGGATTCGtcttctccgcctccggcgccTGGGTCTTCACCACGGACGAAGCCGGCGACCCGTTCCTCCTCAACCCTCTCACGGGCGCCCGCGCCTTGCTCCCGCCCGTCAGGACGCTCCCGGGCCTGGACGCCTTCTTCGACGCGCAGGGTGATTCGACGGGGCCCGGCGGGCTGCCCGTGCGCGCCAAAGACTGGGCGTTCCGCCGCGTGGCCATCGGCTCGGACGACGACAGGACACCACTCGTCATGGTCGTTCACATGCTGAACGAGATGCTCGCCTTCGCGCGCCCCGGGGACGCCCGCTGGACGCCGCTCTCCGGCGTCGGGCCCCTGGTCGGCCAGCACCGCCGCTGCTTCAGCGACGTCGTGTACCACCGAAGCAGAGGACTGTTCTACGCGCTGCGCCGCGACGGGTCCGTCTACAACGTCGAtctccatggccatggcggcggcaggcgttTGCCGGAGGTGAGGAAGATCATGCGTGAAGTGTCGGTGGTGTCAAGCGACGTCAAGTACCTCGCCGTAGCGCCGCGGGACGTCaatggcggcggaggagggctCCTGCAGGTGTGGAGGATCTGGCACCACACGCACGGGCCCCTCGAGCACCGGCACACCTTCCAGGACTCCGTCCGCCGGAAGCTGGTCTTCCAAGACCGCCTAGACTGCAGCGAAGACGACGCCGACACCGGCAATATCAACGAGATAGGCGACCACGATGCTGACACGGATGACGAGACGCCTAGCACCACTAGCACCTGTCTGGGGACTGCGGCGggcaagaggaagaagaagaagctggggATTGCGACGAGCGAGGTGGTGGTGTTCAGGGTGGACGAGGGGAGGCAGAAGCTGGTGAAGCTGCGGGGGATCGGCCGGGAGCACGCGCTGTTCGTCGGGAACAACTCCGGGGTGTGCCTGCCCACCAAGGACTTCCCGGCGTTCGAGCCCAACTGTGCCTACCTCACGGCCGACTCGAACGCGTACGGCGCCACGCTGCCGATCGACATGGGCGTGTGGAGCTTcgagaagaggaggatgagggGGCATGGCGCTGCCGCGTGGCCGGAGGAGCTGCGGCGTCGTCAGCCGAGGGCGGAGTATTGGCCCGGTTCATTGCCGGCTCCCGTTTGGATCACGCCCTCTCTTTAG
- the LOC112268645 gene encoding uncharacterized protein LOC112268645 has translation MPPFTSFCPNPCFSSMANIDLNQPALLWDEIEDYSGPVIDLNYDLKWVSDGEDEPEATGQEHGGGLGASDCVMGDGEGGSRNVGVGHGRGTLSVSSERCGTLGGATLSLAGSNNATPRHGGRGHPRLGLTGLGHVVPGCSRGNLSLDTPHGLASHGRGATSWRRQPQLRRARTKEPAMIMKILMAMAMQTKEKKASKRFLRQCSFFMWMDSYVEKLQIEGKLQGHEMEEQRMERADENNGKAELLFLEEQTDMAMPE, from the exons ATGCCCCCGTTTACTTCATTTTGTCCAAATCCATGCTTCAGTTCCATGGCAAACATAGACCTAAACCAACCTGCACTTCTTTGGGATGAGATTGAGGATTATTCCGGACCTGTGATCGACCTCAACTACGACCTGAAGTGGGTCAGCGACGGAG AGGATGAGCCTGAAGCAACCGGCCAAGAACATGGAGGAGGATTGGGTGCTTCTGATTGTGTCATGGGCGATGGAGAAGGAGGATCAAGGAACGTGGGCGTTGGGCACGGGCGTGGCACTCTCAGCGTCTCCAGCGAACGGTGCGGCACACTCGGCGGCGCAACGCTTAGCCTCGCTGGCAGCAATAACGCCACACCCAggcacggcggccgcgggcaTCCCAGGCTCGGGCTCACCGGCCTCGGGCATGTCGTGCCTGGTTGCAGCAGAGGCAACCTCAGCCTCGACACACCTCATGGTCTCGCTAGCCATGGGCGGGGTGCAACAAGCTGGCGGCGGCAACCTCAGCTTCGACGAGCACGT ACCAAGGAGCCAGCCATGATCATGAAGATATtgatggccatggccatgcagaccaaggagaagaaggcttcGAAGCGA TTCCTGAGACAATGTAGCTTTTTCATGTGGATGGATTCCTATGTTGAGAAGCTTCAAATCGAAGGGAAGCTGCAAGGGCATGAGATGGAAGAGCAGAGGATGGAGAGGGCAGATGAGAACAATGGCAAGGCAGAATTGTTGTTTTTGGAAGAG CAAACTGATATGGCTATGCCCGAATAG